The proteins below come from a single Caulobacter flavus genomic window:
- a CDS encoding UrcA family protein encodes MRKFMISLTTIATLTLAAVPLIGITQAAHAGERTVTVRVGDLNLADPADAAEFDARATDATKRFCRARAMKERLDLLSRRACSLEVRAEINDKLSSKQRKALASAGRVTPVAVAAF; translated from the coding sequence ATGCGCAAGTTCATGATCAGCCTCACCACGATCGCGACCCTGACCCTGGCGGCGGTGCCGCTGATCGGCATCACCCAGGCCGCCCACGCCGGCGAGCGCACGGTGACCGTGCGGGTCGGCGACCTGAACCTGGCCGACCCGGCCGACGCCGCCGAATTCGACGCCCGCGCCACCGACGCCACCAAGCGCTTCTGCCGCGCCCGCGCCATGAAGGAACGCCTGGACCTGCTGTCGCGCCGCGCCTGCTCGCTCGAGGTTCGCGCCGAGATCAACGACAAGCTCTCCAGCAAGCAGCGCAAGGCCCTGGCCTCGGCCGGCCGCGTGACGCCAGTGGCGGTGGCGGCCTTCTAA
- a CDS encoding M23 family metallopeptidase, producing the protein MAPDTPAPSARNYALALTLGFAVALAAASVPAALALADLIAPAPIAEPVTAAPATPQPAPPLPPAYAFDAPLPGREVASPFGLRQLPWEEGGRLHEGVDIAAPSGTAVKVAADGIVARTGTDPGYGRFVEVRHKDGFSTLYAHLGRNLGMKKGVYVKRGTPIAVVGDSGRSTGSHLHFEISRKGRPLNPAHFMDKTFASADDLPLKAAARVPRKVRLAHVSRWPEGMKEKVAARRAGKGLATGTQAVRGDDGRVRVRIEVAAS; encoded by the coding sequence TTGGCGCCAGACACCCCGGCCCCGTCCGCTCGCAACTACGCCCTGGCGCTGACGCTCGGCTTCGCCGTGGCGCTCGCCGCGGCGTCCGTGCCGGCCGCCCTCGCCCTGGCCGACCTGATCGCGCCCGCGCCGATCGCCGAGCCCGTGACTGCCGCGCCGGCGACGCCGCAGCCGGCCCCGCCGCTTCCGCCCGCCTACGCCTTCGACGCGCCCCTGCCCGGCCGCGAGGTCGCCTCGCCCTTCGGCCTGCGCCAGCTGCCGTGGGAGGAAGGCGGCCGCCTGCACGAGGGCGTCGACATCGCCGCCCCCTCCGGCACGGCCGTGAAGGTCGCCGCCGACGGCATCGTCGCGCGCACCGGGACCGATCCCGGCTATGGCCGCTTCGTCGAGGTCCGGCACAAGGACGGCTTCTCCACGCTCTATGCCCACCTGGGCCGCAACCTCGGCATGAAGAAGGGCGTCTACGTCAAGCGCGGCACGCCCATCGCCGTGGTCGGCGACAGCGGCCGCTCGACCGGCTCGCACCTGCATTTCGAGATCAGCCGCAAGGGCCGGCCGCTCAATCCCGCCCACTTCATGGACAAGACCTTCGCCAGCGCCGACGACCTGCCGCTGAAGGCCGCCGCCCGCGTGCCGCGCAAGGTGCGCCTGGCCCACGTGTCGCGCTGGCCCGAGGGCATGAAGGAGAAGGTCGCCGCCCGTCGCGCCGGCAAGGGCCTCGCGACCGGAACTCAGGCCGTTCGCGGCGACGACGGCCGCGTGCGCGTACGGATCGAGGTCGCCGCCAGCTAG
- a CDS encoding phage holin family protein: MTGFLLRALFAGLGLWLASRIVPGVNAAGWQTIVIAALLLGLVNAVVRPVVVLLTLPITLVTLGLFLLVVNAAMLGLVAYILPGLAVNGLWAGILGAIVIGVVSWFGHLLLGEGSERD; encoded by the coding sequence ATGACCGGCTTTCTGTTGCGCGCTCTATTCGCGGGCCTCGGCCTCTGGCTCGCCTCGCGCATCGTGCCGGGCGTCAACGCCGCCGGCTGGCAGACGATCGTCATCGCCGCCCTGCTGCTGGGCCTGGTCAACGCGGTAGTGCGGCCGGTGGTGGTGCTGCTGACCCTGCCGATCACCCTGGTGACGCTGGGCCTGTTCCTGCTGGTGGTGAACGCCGCCATGCTGGGCCTGGTGGCCTACATCCTGCCGGGCCTGGCGGTGAACGGCCTGTGGGCGGGGATTCTCGGCGCGATCGTGATCGGCGTCGTCAGCTGGTTTGGCCACCTGCTGCTGGGCGAAGGCTCCGAGCGCGACTAG
- a CDS encoding histidine kinase dimerization/phosphoacceptor domain -containing protein yields the protein MTAAPTPEQIQACDREPIHIPGAIQPHGVLLVLDRDSLTVRMAAGDVAGLLAVDAWLGRTAGALIGDELAAQTAAISNSRPAGGFVGVLHRGGRNLDLSATVQGELVLLEIEPGLERPMAGSQILAHLEAAAAAFERCPGLKTLYDRAALEFRRLTGFDRVMIYRFGDDEAGEVVGEDRAQHLKSFLNHRFPGSDIPRQARALYVRNLVRVIPDCGYVPAPLEPAPEVPLDMSDLALRSVSPVHMQYMRNMGVAASASVSIVKDGRLWGLVACHHDSPHTLPYEIRAACRALAGGLARQIKAKEEAETWREKLRLRALGDDLAAVLAQSDVGDLSLEEHADDLVALGEADGVAVFRDDRIETAGKTPPHTALAMLRDWLLDVDAGGVIATDRSENVFPGAGAFRSWASGLMGVVIERAPLLAVLWTRAEEVEVVRWAGDPYRTAKAAGGDGALTPRASFDAWTETVRGRSRPWSSSQTEAALRLRQDLLDLRRARRTAELNSQLRATLDDKDDLLRQKDFLLREVNHRVQNSLALAAGFLTIQMKAIEDPAARAPLEEASRRLTAVGLVHRRLYRGDQLETVSLDRYLVELAEELVESLGQEWSRMVRVDAAPATVSTDKAVTIGLVVTELVINAVKYAYGGRPGRVDIGLTEQGGRVRISVADQGGGKQGPRVGFGSKMMDAMVRQLAGTLAYHDNSPGVRAELDAPAG from the coding sequence GTGACCGCGGCGCCGACGCCCGAGCAGATTCAGGCCTGCGACCGCGAACCAATCCACATTCCAGGCGCCATCCAGCCGCACGGCGTGCTGCTGGTGCTCGACCGCGACAGCCTGACCGTGCGCATGGCGGCCGGCGACGTCGCCGGTCTGCTGGCGGTCGACGCCTGGCTCGGCCGGACGGCGGGCGCCCTGATCGGCGACGAACTGGCGGCCCAGACCGCCGCCATCTCCAACTCCCGCCCAGCCGGCGGCTTCGTCGGCGTGCTGCATCGCGGGGGCCGCAACCTCGACCTCAGCGCCACGGTGCAGGGCGAACTGGTGCTGCTGGAGATCGAGCCCGGCCTCGAGCGGCCCATGGCCGGCTCGCAGATCCTGGCCCACCTCGAGGCCGCCGCCGCAGCGTTCGAGCGCTGCCCCGGCCTGAAGACGCTGTACGACCGCGCCGCGCTGGAGTTCCGCCGCCTGACCGGCTTCGATCGGGTGATGATCTACCGCTTCGGCGACGACGAGGCCGGCGAGGTGGTCGGCGAGGACCGCGCCCAGCACCTGAAGAGCTTCCTGAACCATCGCTTCCCCGGCTCGGACATCCCCCGGCAGGCCCGCGCCCTCTATGTGCGCAACCTGGTGCGGGTGATCCCCGACTGCGGCTACGTCCCCGCCCCGCTGGAACCCGCGCCGGAGGTCCCGCTCGACATGAGCGATCTGGCCCTGCGCAGCGTCTCGCCGGTGCACATGCAGTACATGCGCAACATGGGCGTGGCCGCCTCGGCCTCGGTGTCGATCGTCAAGGACGGCCGCCTGTGGGGCCTGGTGGCCTGCCACCACGACAGCCCCCACACCCTGCCCTACGAAATCCGCGCCGCCTGCCGCGCGCTCGCCGGGGGCCTCGCCCGCCAGATCAAGGCCAAGGAGGAGGCCGAGACCTGGCGCGAGAAGCTGCGCCTGCGGGCCCTGGGCGACGACCTCGCCGCCGTGCTGGCCCAGTCCGACGTCGGCGACCTGTCGCTCGAGGAGCACGCCGACGACCTGGTCGCCCTGGGCGAAGCGGACGGCGTGGCGGTGTTCCGCGACGACCGCATCGAGACGGCCGGCAAGACCCCGCCGCACACGGCGCTGGCCATGCTGCGCGACTGGCTTCTGGACGTCGACGCTGGCGGCGTGATCGCCACGGACCGCAGCGAGAACGTCTTCCCCGGCGCGGGCGCCTTCAGGAGCTGGGCCTCGGGCCTGATGGGCGTTGTGATCGAGCGCGCGCCGCTGCTGGCCGTGCTGTGGACCCGCGCCGAGGAGGTCGAGGTCGTGCGCTGGGCCGGCGATCCCTACCGCACCGCCAAGGCGGCCGGCGGCGACGGCGCCCTGACGCCCCGCGCCTCGTTCGACGCCTGGACCGAGACCGTCCGCGGCCGATCGCGCCCTTGGAGCAGCTCCCAGACCGAAGCCGCCCTACGGCTGCGCCAGGACCTTCTGGACCTGCGCCGCGCCCGTCGCACGGCCGAGCTGAACAGCCAGCTGCGCGCCACGCTGGACGACAAGGACGACCTGCTGCGGCAGAAGGACTTCCTGCTGCGCGAGGTGAACCACCGGGTGCAGAACAGCCTGGCCCTGGCCGCCGGCTTCCTGACCATCCAGATGAAGGCCATCGAGGATCCGGCCGCCCGCGCGCCGCTCGAGGAGGCCAGCCGCCGCCTGACCGCCGTGGGCCTCGTGCACCGCCGGCTCTATCGCGGCGACCAGCTGGAGACCGTCTCGCTCGACCGCTACCTCGTGGAGCTGGCCGAGGAGCTGGTGGAATCGCTGGGCCAGGAATGGAGCCGCATGGTCCGCGTCGACGCCGCTCCGGCCACCGTCTCCACCGACAAGGCCGTGACCATCGGCCTGGTCGTCACCGAACTGGTGATCAACGCGGTCAAGTACGCCTATGGCGGCCGGCCGGGCCGGGTGGACATCGGCCTCACCGAACAGGGCGGGCGCGTGCGCATCTCGGTCGCCGACCAGGGCGGCGGCAAGCAGGGTCCGCGCGTCGGCTTCGGCAGCAAGATGATGGACGCCATGGTCCGCCAGCTGGCCGGAACCCTGGCCTATCACGACAACAGTCCCGGCGTGCGGGCGGAACTGGACGCCCCGGCGGGGTAG
- a CDS encoding DUF805 domain-containing protein, which translates to MMRAWFDFNGRGDRIDFLGTVWLLLPGLALLGTPLFLMGMGVLQQAALLAFDLVALGLGLAAILVAMAGAARRLQDLGFSAWWLALAVLVPVVGLVGLVVLALVPGSAEPNAYGPSPRRTTRGPLAT; encoded by the coding sequence ATGATGAGGGCTTGGTTCGATTTCAATGGCCGGGGCGACCGTATCGATTTTCTCGGCACGGTCTGGCTGCTGCTGCCGGGTCTGGCGCTGCTGGGAACGCCGCTGTTCCTGATGGGCATGGGCGTGCTGCAGCAGGCCGCGCTGCTGGCCTTCGACCTTGTCGCGTTGGGCCTGGGCCTGGCCGCCATTCTCGTGGCCATGGCCGGCGCCGCGCGCCGTCTGCAGGATCTGGGTTTCTCGGCTTGGTGGCTGGCGCTCGCCGTGCTGGTCCCGGTGGTCGGCTTGGTCGGCCTCGTCGTCCTGGCCCTGGTTCCGGGATCGGCGGAGCCCAACGCCTACGGTCCGTCGCCGCGGCGGACGACCCGCGGGCCGCTGGCGACCTGA